A window from Vigna angularis cultivar LongXiaoDou No.4 chromosome 7, ASM1680809v1, whole genome shotgun sequence encodes these proteins:
- the LOC108334939 gene encoding methyltransferase-like protein 2 isoform X2 has product MEGEHKLQKLSSFYESGIYSFDDSNAVFVDSVRVLNRFYHRFSVSSSVYYSRFFKTQTTPNAVSSTVTPSLRKRKRKRRESRPLNERELIALQRHQEARPLLLAAHKCLLKSTEVLNALKTLKSESSCSTKECDGGQRSFVDLGHVAPQLEVTLSLRVSDNDADPHPLPKDLDAHADSGFNLIMVDPPWENASAHQKSRYQTLPNRYFLSLPIKQLTHAGGALVALWVTNREKLRCFIEAELFPTWGVSYAATFYWLKVKENGSLICDLDLFHHRPYECLILGYSPGKVNNTDNLSEFKPVKNDRVIMSIPGDYSRKPQIADLLLEHVPGLKPPRCIELFAREILAGWVAWGNEPLYFQDSKHFVKKMVQ; this is encoded by the exons ATGGAAGGAGAACACAAATTGCAGAAACTTTCGTCGTTTTACGAATCTGGTATATACTCCTTCGACGATTCAAACGCTGTTTTCGTGGACTCCGTCCGCGTTCTCAACCGTTTTTACCACCGCTTCAGCGTTTCTTCTTCAGTCTACTATTCTCGTTTCTTCAAAACCCAAACAACCCCCAACGCCGTCTCCTCCACCGTCACTCCCTCTCTCAGGAAACGGAAACGGAAACGGAGAGAATCTCGACCGTTGAACGAGAGAGAGCTAATCGCTCTACAGCGTCACCAG GAAGCGAGGCCACTGTTGTTGGCGGCGCACAAGTGTTTGCTGAAATCAACTGAAGTGTTGAATGCTTTGAAAACTCTGAAGAGTGAATCGAGTTGCTCAACGAAGGAGTGTGACGGTGGTCAACGCTCTTTCGTTGACCTGGGACACGTGGCGCCTCAGCTTGAGGTAACGCTAAGTTTACGTGTCAGTGACAATGACGCTGACCCTCACCCGCTCCCAAAGGATTTAGATG CTCATGCTGATTCTGGCTTCAACCTCATAATGGTGGATCCACCTTGGGAAAATGCTAGTGCCCACCAAAAATCAAG GTACCAAACCTTGCCCAACAGATATTTTTTATCCCTTCCTATAAAGCAACTCACTCACGCTGGAGGAGCACTTGTAGCCTTATGGGTGACCAACAGAGAAAAGCTACGATGTTTCATTGAGGCAGAGCTTTTTCCTACCTGGGGAGTCAGCTATGCTGCTACTTTCTATTGGTTAAAG GTGAAAGAAAACGGATCCTTGATTTGTGATTTAGATCTCTTCCATCATAGGCCGTATGAATGCCTGATCTTGGGATATAGTCCTGGGAAG GTAAATAATACTGATAATCTATCAGAGTTTAAACCTGTTAAGAATGATCGGGTGATTATGAGCATTCCTGGGGATTACTCAAGGAAACCCCAAATTGCAG ATTTATTACTGGAGCACGTTCCTGGACTCAAACCTCCTCGATGTATAGAGCTATTTGCTAGAGAGATTTTGGCAGGATGGGTTGCTTGGGGAAATGAACCCCTCTACTTTCAAGATTCTAAACATTTTGTAAAAAAGATGGTTCAATGA
- the LOC108334939 gene encoding methyltransferase-like protein 2 isoform X1, which produces MEGEHKLQKLSSFYESGIYSFDDSNAVFVDSVRVLNRFYHRFSVSSSVYYSRFFKTQTTPNAVSSTVTPSLRKRKRKRRESRPLNERELIALQRHQEARPLLLAAHKCLLKSTEVLNALKTLKSESSCSTKECDGGQRSFVDLGHVAPQLEVTLSLRVSDNDADPHPLPKDLDDLPSGQCCVEKVLRAFNNLVANDTLDDAVAQILSNSYIMPRESCFYMSDLGQIRNLIPAHADSGFNLIMVDPPWENASAHQKSRYQTLPNRYFLSLPIKQLTHAGGALVALWVTNREKLRCFIEAELFPTWGVSYAATFYWLKVKENGSLICDLDLFHHRPYECLILGYSPGKVNNTDNLSEFKPVKNDRVIMSIPGDYSRKPQIADLLLEHVPGLKPPRCIELFAREILAGWVAWGNEPLYFQDSKHFVKKMVQ; this is translated from the exons ATGGAAGGAGAACACAAATTGCAGAAACTTTCGTCGTTTTACGAATCTGGTATATACTCCTTCGACGATTCAAACGCTGTTTTCGTGGACTCCGTCCGCGTTCTCAACCGTTTTTACCACCGCTTCAGCGTTTCTTCTTCAGTCTACTATTCTCGTTTCTTCAAAACCCAAACAACCCCCAACGCCGTCTCCTCCACCGTCACTCCCTCTCTCAGGAAACGGAAACGGAAACGGAGAGAATCTCGACCGTTGAACGAGAGAGAGCTAATCGCTCTACAGCGTCACCAG GAAGCGAGGCCACTGTTGTTGGCGGCGCACAAGTGTTTGCTGAAATCAACTGAAGTGTTGAATGCTTTGAAAACTCTGAAGAGTGAATCGAGTTGCTCAACGAAGGAGTGTGACGGTGGTCAACGCTCTTTCGTTGACCTGGGACACGTGGCGCCTCAGCTTGAGGTAACGCTAAGTTTACGTGTCAGTGACAATGACGCTGACCCTCACCCGCTCCCAAAGGATTTAGATG ACCTTCCCAGTGGGCAATGCTGTGTAGAGAAGGTTCTCCGTGCTTTTAATAATTTGGTTGCTAATGACACCCTGGATGATGCAGTGGCTCAAATTTTGAGCAATTCCTATATAATGCCTCGGGAAAGTTGCTTTTACATG TCTGATCTGGGACAGATTCGCAATCTAATTCCTG CTCATGCTGATTCTGGCTTCAACCTCATAATGGTGGATCCACCTTGGGAAAATGCTAGTGCCCACCAAAAATCAAG GTACCAAACCTTGCCCAACAGATATTTTTTATCCCTTCCTATAAAGCAACTCACTCACGCTGGAGGAGCACTTGTAGCCTTATGGGTGACCAACAGAGAAAAGCTACGATGTTTCATTGAGGCAGAGCTTTTTCCTACCTGGGGAGTCAGCTATGCTGCTACTTTCTATTGGTTAAAG GTGAAAGAAAACGGATCCTTGATTTGTGATTTAGATCTCTTCCATCATAGGCCGTATGAATGCCTGATCTTGGGATATAGTCCTGGGAAG GTAAATAATACTGATAATCTATCAGAGTTTAAACCTGTTAAGAATGATCGGGTGATTATGAGCATTCCTGGGGATTACTCAAGGAAACCCCAAATTGCAG ATTTATTACTGGAGCACGTTCCTGGACTCAAACCTCCTCGATGTATAGAGCTATTTGCTAGAGAGATTTTGGCAGGATGGGTTGCTTGGGGAAATGAACCCCTCTACTTTCAAGATTCTAAACATTTTGTAAAAAAGATGGTTCAATGA
- the LOC108323836 gene encoding protein BRASSINAZOLE-RESISTANT 2, with protein MTSDGATSAAAAAAASRRKPSWRERENNRRRERRRRAIAAKIYSGLRAQGNYNLPKHCDNNEVLKALCAEAGWCVEEDGTTYRKGSKPPLANGAGISMRNILFSSSQNPSPFSSSHPSPIPSYQVSPSSSSFPSPFRLDVDKDNVSNLIPYIRNASLSLPPLRISNSAPVTPPLSSPTSRNPKPIPTWESIAKESMTSFNYPLFAASAPASPTHRHLYTPATIPECDESDTSTCESSQWVKFQAFAPSASVFPTSPTFNLVKPVVPPGVPDNSIQEMRTSSEEIGVQVMPWVGERIHEVALDDLELTLGSGKVRS; from the exons ATGACATCCGACGGAGCTACTTCGGctgcggcggcggcggcggcgagtAGGAGAAAGCCGTCGTGGAGGGAGAGAGAGAATAACCGTAGGAGAGAACGAAGGCGACGAGCGATCGCGGCGAAAATATACTCTGGACTTCGAGCTCAGGGGAACTATAACTTGCCGAAGCACTGTGACAACAACGAAGTTCTCAAAGCGCTTTGTGCAGAAGCTGGTTGGTGCGTCGAAGAAGACGGAACCACATATCGCAAG GGTTCCAAACCACCTCTGGCCAATGGTGCAGGGATCTCCATGAGAAacattctcttttcttcttcacagAATCCAAGTCCGTTTTCTTCGTCGCATCCCAGCCCAATTCCTTCATACCAAGTGAgtccttcttcctcctctttccCAAGCCCGTTTCGGTTAGATGTGGATAAGGACAATGTATCAAACCTCATTCCATACATTCGCAATGCCTCTCTGTCTCTTCCTCCTCTGAGGATATCAAACAGTGCCCCTGTGACGCCGCCTCTGTCATCACCTACGTCAAGAAATCCAAAACCAATTCCTACATGGGAGTCCATTGCCAAAGAATCTATGACCTCCTTCAACTACCCTCTCTTTGCAGCTTCTGCTCCTGCTAGCCCCACGCACCGTCACCTTTACACCCCTGCCACTATTCCAGAGTGTGACGAGTCTGATACTTCCACCTGTGAATCTAGCCAGTGGGTGAAATTTCAAGCATTTGCTCCTTCTGCATCTGTGTTTCCAACTTCTCCAACCTTCAATCTTGTTAAACCTGTGGTTCCTCCCGGTGTGCCTGATAACTCAATCCAAGAGATGAGGACGAGTTCAGAAGAGATTGGAGTACAGGTAATGCCTTGGGTTGGTGAAAGAATTCATGAAGTGGCATTGGATGATTTGGAACTCACTCTTGGAAGCGGGAAGGTGCGGAGTTAG